From the genome of Novosphingobium sp. P6W:
CGCGCGGATCTGCTGCGTGAAGGACGCGGCAATCTCGAAAGGGATGCGGGCGATTTCTATGCAAGCTTTGACGGCGCAGATGGTCCGGGTCTCGGGCTCGCAGCGTTCGAATATGCCATCAACTTCGTCAGCGCATATCTGTTGCATGGCCTCAGCCTGGCGGACCGCATCCTTCATGCACGGCTCGACCAATTGGGAGATCAGCTGAAGGAAGCAGCTGCACCGCTCCCCCAGGAAGATATCGATCACGGAATTATTCGCGCCTGTGATCGGCTGAGAAAGGGCCGCTTCTTTGTCGAGTTCGAGCGCGAAGCCCTAACCCTGGAGCTCGGTAACAAGCTCGCGACGGGTGCCTATTCGCGCGGCTCTCCCGCGGTGCGCGGGCCGGCCCTGGCTGCCATCGCCCGGTTTGGCGCGCTCACGCATGACCCGGACCTGATCGCCGGCTGGGTCCAGATCGCTGAAGGTGCGGCACCAAGCGAACACGCTTCGATCGCGAGAGCCTTTCTGGTCGCTAGTCATCTGGAACTAAAGTAAGCTTCATTGTATGTTGTGTGCGCGACAAGAGGAGCGCAGCATGGCGAATGCGAGCGGACGGCCGACGGCACCGGTAGTTTTGGAGCCTGAAGAACGTGAGTATTTGGAGCGGCAGGTCCGTCGGCGGCGGGTATCCCGCTCGATATCGGAGCGGTGTCGGATCATCCTACGCTGCGCGGACGGCATCCAGAGCAAGGTCGTAGCGGCCGAGTTGGGAGTGCATGAGCACACCGTCGGCAAGTGGCGTCGGCGCTTTCTCAAGGATCGTGTCGAAGGGCTGCTGGACGAGGCTCGACCAGGCAGACCCAGAACGATAGCGGACGATCAGGTGGCGGCCGTGATCGAGCGGACGCTGCGTTCAAAGCCCGATGACGCAACCCACTGGTCGATCCGCTCGATGGCAGGAGAAACTGGCTTCTCACACACGACGATCCGACGCATCTGGACGGCCTTCGGACTTCAGCCGCACCGCTCGGAGACGTTCAAGCTGTCGAGCGATCCGCTGTTCGTCGACAAGGTCCGCGATATCGTCGGTCTGTATTTGTCGCCGCCCAACCGAGCGTTGGTGCTCAGCGTGGACGAGAAGAGCCAGATTCAAGCTCTCGATCGCGAGCAGCCGGTCCTACCGATGATGCCCGGCATGCCGGAGCGCCGCACGCACAGCTATGTCCGCCATGGCACGACCTCACTCTTCGCAGCGCTCGATATTGCCTCGGGCTTTGTCATCGGCAAATGCTACAAGCGGCACCGCGCCACCGAGTTTCTCGACTTCCTCAAACAGATCGACGCGCAGGTACCGCGCGACCTCGATGTCCACATCATCATGGACAATTACGCCACCCACAAGACCGCGTTGGTCCGGGCATGGCTCGCCCGCCGCCCGCACTACCATGTCCATTTCACGCCAACCTCGGCATCCTGGATCAACCAGGTCGAACGCTGGTTTGCCGAGCTTACCCGCAAGCAGTTGCGCCGCGGCGTTCATACCTCCACGAGCGAACTGGAGCAGGACATCCGAACCTTCATCGAACGCCACAATCAGAACCCAAAACCGTACCGATGGACAAAGTCGGCAGACGAGATCCTCGCCTCGGTCAAGCGCTTCTGCCAGACCGCAGAACGCACATTATGTGGCGAACTTTAGATTCAGATGACTAGGATCAGCGACATGGCACGCGGATTGGCAGCGCTCAAGCCGATTGATACGCCCTTGAAGCATACCGCCGCGCTCCAGATCGTCCGCAATGCCGTGGGCGGCCCAGCCATGCTCAACTGGGCAGTGACCGCGGGCGTGGGCGGGGAAACCGTCGACGCTGATGGGCGCCTTCTGCTCCTCACCACCATCCTGGCTGAGCGCAAATGGGATGATGCGTATGCCCTGGCATCGATCATCACTGAGGCGGACGTGGACCAGGCGCCTGCGCTCAGCCTCCATCTGGGACGAGCACGGCTGATTAGATCGCTGATCGCCGAGGAACTGAAGGCGCTGGTCGCCTTCAGCCAGCCGATCGACTTGCGGACCTTTCCCTTGGGAGACACGCCTGACCAACTGGCGGATCGCCGTGCCGCGGCGACGCACTTCCATCGCAGCTGGCGGGACGGCACCGTGCTTGGTTGTGACGACACCGCGATCCTGGCGCGCACCTTCGCCTTGTGGCTCGACTTGCGTGATCCTGACAGCGCCGCGGCTGCGATCGAAGCGCTTGACGCGGGGCTTCGCGGGTCCGACGCCATTGCGCTGGTCCCGCTCGGCCTGGCCTTTGGCGCACTCCTCGACCGCGATGTAATCGAGCGAGAACTGGACCGCCAGGCCGCGCTCGATCCGCTGGGCGACGGCCATGCCGCGGTTGCCCGGCTCTCGCTCGTCCTCGAGCAGCCCAATGCGGGGGCCAGCGCGGACTATTTCGACCGGTACCGGAACCTGTTCGAGCGTCACCTGACCCGGGAGGGCATGGCCGAAGTCGAGATCAAGGCGTTGATGGCCGCTGGCCGACACGCCCAGGCACGCCAACGCCTCGCCGACTATCTGCCGGACCTCGACCCCGCGTTCGCGGCCCAGGCGCAGATATTGATCGAGGTTGCACCGCAGGGCTCGATGGTCGCGATGGCCGAGCAACTCTACGCCACGGTCCCCTCGACCCATAATCTTATGCAGCTGACCCAATCCTTGGCGATCGAAGGCTATTCAGAGCGTTTTTGGGATTGCGCGCGCCGGCTGATCGCCCAGACCGGATCAGCCGTCGACGCGACGATGGTCGTGCGCTTTCTCGAGGCGCATCAGCGCTTCGCCGAACTCCGGCAGATCTTCACGGACTTTCCCGACATCGTACCGGCATCGCCGGAGTTGCGGGCAGCCAAGGCCTGGACTGACTGGCGCGACGGCGATCTCGTCGCCGCCGAACAGGGCCTTGCCGCGCTTCGCGCCGAGCGGGACGATCGCAATGACAGGGGCCTTTGGATCAACCTCCTGATTACGTCGGGCAGATGGCCGGAACTCGACGCGCATATCGAAAGCGAATGGGCGAACCGGTCATCGCGCAGCGCCGAAGAGCTGGTTGAGCTCGCGCAAATTGCCCAGCAACGCCAGTCCGACAAGGCGCTCGATCTGATCCGCGCTGCGGTTGAACGGGCGCCGGAAGAGCCGGAAGTGCTGCTGGCCGGCTATGTCTTGGGGTTAAACGCTGGCCTGGAAGACGATGCCGAAGTGCATCAGTGGTTCGAAGGGGCGGCGCGGACGTCGGGACCCGAAGGTCCGGTCCATCCGGCAGACCTTGAGCAACTGGTCGCCGACATGCCGCGTTGGGACCGGCACAGCACCGACATCTGGGACAAGCTGAAGGCGGGCAGCATTCCGATGCACGTTGCCGCCAAGCTGCTGCGCCGCCCGACACTCGAGCTCCAGCTCATCGCGATGATCGCCAACCAGAACGAAGCCGATCCCCGGCGTCGCTTCGCGGTGCCGCTGTTCAGTGGGGCGCCGGGCGAGATCGACTTAGCCATCAAGGACAGCACCCGGATAGCGCTCGATGGCAGCGCCACCATAAGCCTGGCCTTGCTCGGAATGCTGCCGCGTGTGATCGACCGTGGCGGCATCATCCTGCCCCACAATATGTTGGGCTGGCTGTTCGCGGAGCGTCAGCGCCTTGCCATCCATCAGCCGAGCCGGGTGCGCACCGCGCACCGTCACTCGCAAGCGCTACTCGCGAACAGGCTCCATGTCCATGTCCCGTCTCAACAGAGCCCCGGAGCCCTGATTGAGCAGGTCGGCCGGACGCTCGCCGCGATGCTGACCACGGTTCAGGTCGCCGAGCCGGATGGCCTGCAGCGCCTGATTGTCCGCTCCGCGCCCGTGACCAAGGTTGGTTCGTTCCGTGATGAGCCTGCGGATCTCTCGGCATATCGAGGGCATCTGGTCAGTTGCCAGCGCCTAATCGACAAGCTCGCTGAAGGCCATATCACCGAGGAGGCCGAAGGCTTTGCGCGGCACTATCTGGAGCGCGTGGAGACGCGCTGGCCCGGGGAGCCGGAGATCGCCGATGGCGCGGAACTCTATCTCGATGACCTGAGCGTCTCCTATCTCGATACCGCGCGGGTGTTCGACGCTCTGCAGCGAGGCGGTTTCAAGATCTTCGTCTCCGATCAGCTAGCCGACGAGGCGCGCGGCCTGATAGAGGCGGAACGGCGCGGCGCCGATGTCGAAGCTGCGATCGAGGTCGTTCGCGACAGCCTTTCGCGAGGTATCGCGCATGGAAAGGTTCGCCTCGGGCGTTCGCGCTCCGAAGAGGATCCCTTGTCCCATCCCAACATCGCGGTTGCCGAGCTCGCGGACGAGGTCGATGTGATCATCTCCGACGACCGCTATCTCAACCAAACTCGCGCCATTGAGAAGAACGGCAGGAGCGCTGCCGTTCTATCGAGCTGTGCCCTCATCGCCAGGCTATTTCCCGCCGACATGCTTGCCAAATATCGCGGTGGGCTGCGCCGTGCGGGCGCGCTTCTCGTGCCGCTCGACGGGGCGGAACTGCTTTCGCTCGTCGCACGCAGCAAGGCGAAGGACGGGGTGATGCGCGAAACCGCGGAGCTGCGCGCGATCCGTGAAAACCTCCTGCTCGTTCAACAGCGAGGATTCCTGCGGCTTCCGGCGGAAGATGCCTGGCTACACCGCGCGCGTCAGGGAATATCCAGCGTCATCCACGCGCAATGGGCCGGCGTCGAGGATGCACTGGCTCGCGCCCGCTGTAACTGGCTGTTCGGACTGCTCGACATGCGGCCGTGGATCGCTGCCGTGACGGAAAGCGAGGGCGGGTTGGCGGCGAGCTATGGCCATGTGCTGTCGCTGGGCAGTCTCATGATCCGCCAAGTCGAGCTCTCGGCTGCGGATCAGCAGCGTATGGAGGCGTGGCTCTACGAGGAGGTGCTGGTGCCAGCCCAGCATAGCGATCCGGACGCCTATCGCTTTCTGCTCAAGACCCTGCGCTCGATGATCGCGGAGCGGGTGACGGTGAACCCCGGCGCTGGCGACGGCACGGGCTTGGGTGCCGCGATGACAAGCGCGGAGATGCTCAGCTTCTACCCCAAGAAGATGCAACTGGCGCTGGTCGAGGATGATGACTTCCGCGAGGCGGTCGGCGTAGAGGTCCAATCCGGGCTCGTGTTCGAAAGCGACGTTCAATTCGATCGCACTCCCTTTTTCAATCACCTCCGTGCCCTGCATGCCGGCGAAGCGCAGCGCGAGATGCACGACGACGCCGGCAAGTCCTGGACGCTGTCGCTGGAGCGCAACGGCGATGGCCCCGCGCTGCTTCTCGACAACCGTGAACGCAGGATTGGCTTACCACCGTTGAGGGTGCTGCACGCAGACCCCGAGGTCCGCCTAGCCGAATTGGCAGCCAATCTCGATGCAGCCGGCCTGGCGCCCGATGCCTATCCCGAATGGCGTGACGTCCTCGCGCTCCGCGAGCTGAAGGACGAAGAGATCGTACCATTCGAGCGGCTCTTCATCGCGACGCCGGCAGCCTTTCTCCAGCGTTTGCCCCAAGTGCTGGCGCAGAGCGGCGGGGTCGCGATCGAGTCGATGGTGCCCGATAGCCGGACCTATTTTGAGCATCTGTGCGGTGCGGAGATCGCCGGCAGCATCGACGAGCTTATTCAGCAAATTCTGCCGTGCCATGTCGCGCGGCTGCTGGCATGGGATCCGCTCGAGGCCGCCAAGGTCGCCCTGGCACTTGCGTCCCATTCTGCGATCATCCCAACCGGACCGTTGCCAGGCCTGCCATTCGAAACCATCGAGGCGCTGCTGCGCTGGGCGATCGAAGTCGACGACCCCTGGTCGAAGGGTGGCGCGATCGAACTCGGCCTTCTGACCGTGGCGCGGCACCCGTCGATCGAACCATCGGTGATCATCCTCTACGAACAACTGCGCGATCTGGACTCGGACGACGAGACTGGCCCGCTGCACCAAATGATGGCCTCGCTCATCGTGACGGGCGGTGAACTCGCAAGAACCAAGGTGCTGGCGGACTGGCCGCCCTTCCAGCGCCGGCTCGCCACCTTCGCGCATGCCGCGCTTCTCTTGCGGACGCTCCGTGCGAATCCGCCCCACTCGGACTTTGCCGAGTGGGCGAGCCATACCCGTGCCCGGCCCTTCTACTTCCAGGCCTCCATCGACCAGCAGCGTGAGCCGCGATGGCACCCGGAGGCGATTTCGCCGATCTATCTCAAGGCAGAGCTGCTCGGGCGGATCCATAATGCCGCGATGCGCGAAGGGCTGGTGATCCCGCCAGGCAGGTTGCACGATCTGATGCGCGGAACAGGCAAGGACAGTCTTGGCGGGAACCTCATCTTTCCGGAAAGCTTCGGCCCGGGACCGCTCGAGGGTGTGGATGGTGTGGACCTAGGCGAGATCCCGACGGCGTTTGCCTCTACCCTCGACACCGCTCTGGAGCCGGATGTTCTGACCCCGACCAGTATCTTGGGCTTGATCAACCTGCGGGGATTGTTCCCGCTGGGCGAGGCGCGGGTCGGGCAGGTGGTCGAACTGATGCGGAAAAACGGTCATCGCTTCGCCGCCGCAACCAGCCCCGGATCGCGCGAGTTGCTATTCATGGGCCTTGCCGGTGTCGCAGCTATCACGCGCAGTGCCGATCTCGCCAACGAGCTGCGCATGCTGGTGCGCAAGAACCGGATTGATGGCGCGGCGCCGCCCGATGCGCAGCGTGAACTGCTGATTTGCCTGACCGCCGCCGCGGCGCATGCTGATCGAGAGGGATGGCGGTCGATGATCGGCAATTGGGCGGAGGAACTCGCCCATACGCTGAAGGAGCAGTCAGTCGCGAACGGCTTCCTCGATGATCTCCAGCTCGTTTGCTCGATTGCCCCGGATCTGCGCCGTGCCCTGACACCCGCCATCGCCGCCGCCGCCGGATTCGCCGGCATGCCATGACGTCAGGCAAGGTCGCTCAGTGTCGCTGACGACCATCTCGCTCATGGTACATTTGGATCGACTGCGAATGGGCTCGCCTCGATACGGGGCGCAGGCGATGGTTGCCTGCGCCCAAGAATGAGGGTCCGCTTCTCGCGCGTGATTGTCTGAAAGCTTCCATTCCGCAATCGGCCAGTCGCGCGCATTCTTGGAACGACGATCGGGGCTTCAGGAATGGCAGGTGTTGGATAGGGGCCTGCCATTCCCGGCCCGGCTCACGAAAGTCGGTTTTGTCCCAGAGCCGTTCCTTGCCTATACTCTTTTGTGGCCCGACCGAGACGGGCGCCTCAGCTTCAACTGCGAGCATATAGTTCCGGCCGGAAGCATGCGAATTTCAACCTCGCATCGCGCGCCTCCTTGAGCCCGGAGGTGATGGCGGCCAGCATGTAGTGAAAACCGCGCCTCGCTATCGCGGCTTGAAGTGTGCCGCGCTTTTCCATCGTCATGTGTCCGAGACCTTGGGTTGTTGATCCGTAACACTAACGAAAGCCTCGGCAGAAAGCCTCCTTACTTTGCCCGCGGATGACGGAGGGGAACAGTCAATGCGTCTAATCGCATCCGCTTGTCCAAAAGCATGACATGGCATGTCCTGTCAGTCGCATTGCACCCCGTAGTTCGATACGCTTGGGTCCTCGTTGTCGCCGACGGTGGTGACACCAAGCTTCGCCTTGCCCTTGCGATAATCGAAGCTGCAATAGCCGAACCCGGTGCCCGAGCAGCTGTCCACTTCGGTCACGCCTAGCTGCGCCAGTGCCTGTTCGCGCTCGTCGATGCGGTCATCGGGGGTCCCGTGGTTCACCGGGCTCCAGCCTCCCGCGATCAGTTCCTTGCGGGCGCGGGTGATGGGCATTTCATTGATCGTTGGCACTGAGCCGCCACAGGTCTGCTCCTCGGCAGCGAGCTTGCCGATCACCAGGCCTTGCGCGCTGCGGCGAATGTCCGCGATTGGCGCGGGAACGATGTCGCCATGCCAGATGCGCGCGCCGTCCTTGCCGAAGGGCTGGATGCGGCCGATCGTCTCCTTGCTGCCCGAACCGGCATAGGCGACGGCGCGCAAGGTGGTGCCCTCGAACACGCCGACATTGCCCTTGCTCACAAAGCACGAACCGCTGGTGCCCGGCTCGAACGAACCGGCGAAGCTGACCAGCTGGTAATCGCCGACCTTCGCTTCTCCGGTCACGCCCCAGCCCGCCCCGGCAACCGCGCGTGCGGCGGCGGACTTGGCATCGATGACCTGCCCCGCACATTCCGAGCGGCTGGCCGCGCTGGCGGGCGCCCTGGGCAGCTGCGATACCGGATCGAAGGCGAGTTCCCTGATCTCGGAGGTGAAACCGGCGTTCTCCTCGGCCATCGCCGCCTCGGACATGACGCCGGTGGCGGCTTCGGACGCGGTATCGCTCGCACCGCCGCCGGGACCATGCTCGCCTGAGGAGCAGGCCGCCAGCAGGGCCAGTGCGCTCATCGCGGTCGGAAGGAGTAGCTGCTTCATCAAGAGTGTGCCTTTCAGTTCGATCTAGGGGAAGCCGGATCACTCCGGCGTATCGACAGATTTCCT
Proteins encoded in this window:
- a CDS encoding IS630 family transposase gives rise to the protein MANASGRPTAPVVLEPEEREYLERQVRRRRVSRSISERCRIILRCADGIQSKVVAAELGVHEHTVGKWRRRFLKDRVEGLLDEARPGRPRTIADDQVAAVIERTLRSKPDDATHWSIRSMAGETGFSHTTIRRIWTAFGLQPHRSETFKLSSDPLFVDKVRDIVGLYLSPPNRALVLSVDEKSQIQALDREQPVLPMMPGMPERRTHSYVRHGTTSLFAALDIASGFVIGKCYKRHRATEFLDFLKQIDAQVPRDLDVHIIMDNYATHKTALVRAWLARRPHYHVHFTPTSASWINQVERWFAELTRKQLRRGVHTSTSELEQDIRTFIERHNQNPKPYRWTKSADEILASVKRFCQTAERTLCGEL